One part of the Pseudopipra pipra isolate bDixPip1 chromosome 3, bDixPip1.hap1, whole genome shotgun sequence genome encodes these proteins:
- the ITSN2 gene encoding intersectin-2 isoform X7, producing MMAQFPTAMNGGPNIWAITSEERAKHDKQFDSLKPTGGYITGDQARTFFLQSGLPASILAEIWTLSDLNKDGKMDQQEFSIAMKLIKLTLQGQHLPAVLPPVMKQAPVFSPLMSARFGMGSMPNLSMPTSVSTITPLAPMSLASMTSIPPLVISAPLVPSVSTSSLPNGTSSLLQPLSVPFSSTLPHTGSLGPVAGGFGGSNIQKAQSLIDLGSSSSNSSSSASLAGNSPKITTSDWAVPQASRLKYRQKFNSLDKSMSGYLSGFQARNALLQSNLSQTQLATIWSLADIDGDGQLKADEFVLAMHLTDMAKAGQPLPLTLPLELVPPSFRSGKYTENINGTLPSYQPVQEEEPQKKQPVTFEDKRKANYERGNMELEKRRQVLLEQQQREAERKAQKEREEQERRERERQEQERKRQLEMERQLERQRELERQREEERRKEIERREAAKQELERQRRLEWERIRRQELLNQRNREQEEIVKLTSKKKSLNLELEALTDKHKQISGRLQDIRSKKQARKTELEALDRKYDQGIMEVKQLQQQLEDYQNKLIYLVPEKQLLNERIKNAQLENTQSTGVSSVTKKSVEKEELCQRLKEQLDALEKETASKLAEMDEFNSQLKCENMDDSVLQCLLSLLSCLNNLFLLLKDLRESYSTQQLALEQLHRIKQDKIREIEKRRTELVQQKRLEDEAARKAKRDKENRWQENIRREEEEKKKRLEEERMQEKVQEKLKAEEALAQMRERENKQQLLAEEEKSRQATILRETEQQRQRQLEEDKRKQEQIAKEAEERRKQNEEMKKIKEATNSQEMEKHTSKININEKFADLLKPTEGKSLKPPWKNEGNAVTVAESRNSVALVNYRALYPFEARNHDEMSFNTGDVIQVDEKTVGEPGWLYGSFQGHFGWFPCNYVEKIPEGEKALSPKKALLPPTVSLSTTSAASEPLSPSKSAEESDYQNIPFSSLNVNTAWQQKSAFTRTVSPGSVSPVHGQGQPVENLKAQALCSWTAKKDNHLNFSKNDIITVLEQQENWWFGEVHGGRGWFPKSYVKLLPGSEIKKEEPEAIYAAVNKRPNTQCYTAGEEYVALYSYSSSEPGDLTFMEGEEILVTQKEGEWWTGSIDSRTGIFPSNYVRPKDPEASSYAGKTGTINKKPEIAQVTTAYVASGTEQLSLAPGQLILILKKNASGWWQGELQARGKKRQKGWFPASHVKLLGPSSERTTSAAPSVCQVIAMYDYTANNEDELSFSKGQLINVLNKDDADWWQGEISGVTGLFPSNYVKMTTDSDPSQQ from the exons gaggtcCAAACATATGGGCCATCACCTCCGAAGAGCGGGCCAAGCACGACAAGCAGTTTGATAGCCTTAAACCCACGGGAGGCTACATTACAG GTGATCAAGCACGTACCTTTTTTTTGCAATCAGGACTACCAGCTTCAATCCTTGCTGAAATATG GACACTATCAGACCTGAACAAGGATGGAAAAATGGATCAACAGGAGTTCTCTATAGCCATGAAACTCATCAAGCTGACATTGCAAGGACAGCACTTGCCTGCAGTTCTCCCTCCTGTCATGAAACAAGCTCCAGTATTTTCGCCACTAATGTCTGCTCGCTTTG GAATGGGTAGTATGCCAAATCTGTCCATGCCAACATCTGTGTCTACGATCACACCATTAGCTCCCATGTCTCTGGCTTCCATGACTTCCATTCCTCCTTTGGTTATTTCTGCTCCCCTGGTGCCTTCTGTCAGTACCTCCTCGTTGCCAAATGGAACATCCAGCCTTCTGCAGCCTTTGTCCGTACCTTTCTCTTCAA cgCTGCCTCATACTGGTTCTTTAGGTCCTGTGGCAGGAGGGTTTGGTGGTTCTAATATACAGAAGGCACAGTCTCTCATTGATTTAGGATCTAGCAG TTCAAATTCTTCCTCTAGTGCATCACTAGCTGGGAATTCACCAAAGATTACAACCTCAGACTGGGCAGTTCCTCAGGCCTCCAGATTAAAATACAGACAGAAATTTAACAGTCTTGACAAAAGTATGAGTGGATATTTATCAG GATTTCAAGCAAGGAATGCCCTTCTGCAATCAAACCTTTCACAGACTCAGCTGGCTACTATTTG GTCACTGGCTGATATTGATGGAGATGGGCAGCTGAAGGCTGATGAGTTTGTTCTGGCCATGCACCTCACAGACATGGCCAAAGCTGGGCAACCGCTGCCACTGACTCTGCCTCTGGAACTGGTACCACCTTCCTTCAG gagtggaaaatatactgaaaatataaatgGAACTCTGCCATCTTACCAGCCTGTGCAAGAGGAGGAGCCACAGAAAAAACAGCCAG TGACATTTGAGGACAAAAGGAAAGCCAACTATGAGAGGGGAAATATGGAGCTGGAAAAACGCCGCCAggtcctgctggagcagcaaCAGAGGGAGGCTGAACGCAAGGctcagaaagagagagaagaacaAGAGCGAAGGGAGAGGGAACGTCAGGAACAGGAACGGAAAAGACAACTCGAAATGGAAAGGCAGCTGGAGAGACAACGAGAGCTGGAAAgacaaagggaagaagaaaggaggaaagaaatagaaaggCGGGAG GCAGCAAAGCAAGAACTTGAGCGCCAGCGACGACTGGAATGGGAGAGAATTCGTCGCCAAGAACTTCTTAATCAGCGTAACAGGGAACAAGAAGAAATTGTCAAGTTGACCTCTAAAAAGAAGAGCCTCAATCTTGAATTAGAAGCTCTG ACCGACAAACATAAGCAAATCTCAGGCAGACTGCAAGATATTCGTAGCAAAAAACAAGCTAGAAAAACTGAACTGGAGGCTTTAGATAGGAAATATGACCAAGGAATCATGGAAGTCAAGCAACTACAACAACAGCTTGAG GATTATCAGAATAAACTAATTTATTTGGTTCCTGAAAAGCAGTTGTTAAATGAAAGGATAAAAAATGCTCAACTTGAAAACACTCAGA GTACAGGAGTCAGTTCAGTGACCAAGAAGTCTgtagaaaaggaagaattatGCCAAAGACTTAAGGAACAATTAGATGCCCTTGAGAAGGAAACTGCTTCTAAACTTGCTGAAATGGATGAATTTAACAGTCAGCTTAAG TGTGAGAATATGGATGATTCTGTTCTTCAGTGCCTTTTGTCTCTGCTAAGCTGTCTCAACAACCTCTTCCTCTTACTTAAG GACCTGAGAGAAAGTTACAGCACACAGCAATTagccttggagcagctccacagAATCAAACAGGACAAAATAAGGGAGATAGAAAAAAGAAGAACTGAACTTGTACAGCAGAAGAGACTGGAAGATGAGGCTGCAAG GAAAGCAAAACGGGATAAGGAGAACCGATGGCAGGAAAATATtcgaagggaagaggaagagaaaaagaagcgACTGGAGGAAGAACGGATGCAGGAAAAAGTCCAAGAAAAGCTGAAAGCTGAAGAAGCACTTGCTCAGatgagagaaagggaaaacaaacaacagcttcttgcagaggaggagaaaagtaGACAAGCCACAATCCTGAGGGAGACAGAACAACAAAGGCAGAGGCAACTGGAAGAAgataaaagaaagcaagaacaaATAGCAAAAGAAGCTGAGGAGAGGCGTAAGCAGAAcgaagaaatgaaaaagataaaagaagcAACCAACTCTCAAGAGATGGAGAAACACACttctaaaataaacataaatgaAAAGTTTGCAGATCTTTTGAAACCAACAGAGGGTAAAAGTCTTAAGCCACCCTGGAAAAATGAAG GCAATGCAGTTACTGTTGCAGAGTCCAGGAATTCTGTTGCCTTGGTAAATTACAGAGCGTTGTATCCATTTGAAGCAAGGAACCAtgatgagatgagctttaataCTGGGGATGTAATTCAG GTTGATGAAAAAACTGTGGGAGAGCCTGGTTGGCTTTATGGGAGTTTTCAAGGACATTTTGGTTGGTTTCCATGCAATTATGTAGAAAAAATaccagaaggagaaaaagctttatCTCCTAAGAAAGCCTTACTTCCTCCTACAGTATCTTTATCTACTACCTCAGCTGCTTCAGA ACCACTTTCACCAAGTAAATCTGCGGAAGAATCTGATTACCAAAACATCCCCTTTTCTAGCCTGAATGTTAACACAGCCTGGCAACAGAAATCAGCTTTTACTCGCACTGTGTCCCCTGGATCTGTTTCACCCGTTCATGGGCAG GGGCAGCCTGTCGAGAACCTAAAAGCACAAGCACTTTGCTCTTGGACTGCAAAAAAAGATAACCACTTGAATTTTTCAAAGAATGATATCATTActgtcctggagcagcaggagaactGGTGGTTCGGAGAGGTACATGGAGGAAGGGGTTGGTTTCCAAAGTCGTATGTCAAGCTCTTACCTGGGAGTGAAATCAAGAAAGAGGA acCAGAAGCTATTTATGCAGCTGTAAACAAAAGGCCTAATACACAGTGTTACACAGCAGGAGAGG AGTACGTTGCCCTTTATTCGTATTCAAGCTCTGAGCCTGGTGACTTGACTTTCATGGAAGGTGAGGAAATCCTAGTGACCCAGAAGGAAGGGGAATGGTGGACCGGGAGCATTGATAGCAGAACTGGAATCTTCCCCTCCAATTATGTCAGACCAAAGGATCCAGAA GCTTCTAGTTATGCTGGCAAAACTGGAACAATAAATAAGAAACCCG aaattgCTCAGGTTACTACTGCCTACGTTGCATCAGGGACTGAACAGCTCAGTCTTGCTCCAGGACAGCTAATACTTATCCTGAAGAAAAATGCCAGTGGATGGTGGCAAGGAGAGTTGCAG gcaagagggaaaaagagacagaaaggaTGGTTCCCTGCCAGCCATGTGAAGCTACTGGGTCCAAGCAGTGAAAGAACCACATCTGCTGCTCCCTCAG tGTGTCAAGTGATAGCCATGTACGATTACACGGCGAACAACGAGGATGAGCTCAGTTTCTCCAAGGGGCAGCTGATTAATGTACTGAACAAGGATGATGCTGACTGGTGGCAAGGAGAAATCAGTGGTGTGACAGGTCTCTTCCCCTCAAACTATGTGAAGATGACCACGGATTCCGATCCAAGTCAGCAGT